A portion of the Diprion similis isolate iyDipSimi1 chromosome 4, iyDipSimi1.1, whole genome shotgun sequence genome contains these proteins:
- the LOC124405431 gene encoding uncharacterized protein LOC124405431 — protein sequence MARCNTLSDRRAIFFTLFEDRIRREFQTQSADTMSTIVTAVSHILLPIPERPSILLCLVSSDAKETGTRIVRAIASAVMSAFQKPSYNVDKVTLNCSNYASTDEFWKFYEDMSERMRRDKVVVLENFGKINAQVATALCHLADDTYAPFPQSIIIVCLDIGNRFDSSNLKRQAPVTLAETFLEEKWEYFLDRTALTELLGRLTGRAVLIEREIPLRRRPGSLPSITGYLGPPPKLRKRRQIARSEMHI from the exons ATGGCTAGATGCAACACTTTGAGCGACAGACGagccatttttttcactctctttgaGGATCGTATcag ACGTGAATTTCAAACTCAGTCCGCGGATACAATGTCGACGATTGTCACTGCCGTTTCGCACATTCTGCTACCAATCCCAGAGAGGCCTTCGATTCTTCTCTGCCTCGTGTCTTCCGATGCGAAGGAGACTGGGACGAGAATCGTAAGAGCAATTGCTTCAGCCGTGATGTCGGCTTTCCAAAAGCCAAGCTACAACGTCGACAAAGTGACGCTaaattgttcaaa CTATGCCAGCACCgacgaattttggaaattttatgaGGATATGAGCGAGCGCATGAGGCGAGATAAGGTCGTCGTGCTTgagaatttcggaaaaatcaaTGCCCAAGTAGCAACCGCTCTTTGCCACCTAGCCGATGACACTTACGCTCCTTTTCCACAG TCCATCATAATCGTCTGTTTGGATATCGGCAATCGATTCGATTCCAGCAACTTGAAACGACAGGCGCCTGTTACCTTGGCTGAAACTTTCTTGGAAGAAAA GTGGGAGTACTTCCTCGATAGGACAGCTTTGACGGAGCTTCTTGGGCGTCTGACTGGCAGAGCCGTTTTAATCGAACGAGAAATACCGCTGCGTAGGCGGCCGGGTTCTTTGCCTTCGATCACAGG GTATTTGGGACCACCACCGAAGCTGCGAAAGCGTCGACAAATTGCGAGAAGTGAGATGCATATCTGA
- the LOC124405575 gene encoding uricase, giving the protein MSRFGSLADGSLGLMNCRRSGPPSLASSRLSDELSSLRPSTEVQPNLSATRDASREKYQLGSYGYGKNHVKLLYVHRDSTHHEIREYEVDTHLRLSTQKDYFEGDNEDIIATDSQKNTVYLLAKKHGVQTPEEFGILVCAHFLYTYRHVAEVNVNVEEYPWQRHLVDGEPHNHAFVFTPTATRYCQVTQLRNESPRIRGGLKNLRVLKTTQSSFTDFIQDEYRTLPDMNDRIFSTEVTASWDFSTATGVDFDRVWRTVKDCILSNFAGPPKTGIYSPSVQNTLYLAEKCILDQVDQIYSIEMRMPNKHYFTLDLSKFPKLVQGENQEVYLPVDKPSGIIYAQLDRKAVVSKL; this is encoded by the exons ATGAGTAGATTTGGATCACTGGCGGACGGTTCCCTGGGACTGATGAACTGCCGAAGATCAGGGCCGCCAAGCCTGGCGTCTTCGCGACTATCGGACGAGCTTTCATCGTTGCGACCAAGTACGGAAGTGCAGCCGAACCTGAGCGCGACCCGCGATGCATCTCGGGAAAAGTACCAGCTCGGATCTTACGGGTACGGTAAAAACCACGTAAAGCTCCTCTACGTGCACCGGGATAGCACCCACCACGAAATCCGCGAGTACGAGGTCGACACCCACCTCAGGCTCTCGACGCAGAAGGACTACTTCGAGGGTGATAACGAGGACATAATAGCCACGGACAGCCAGAAAAACACCGTCTATCTGCTGGCGAAAAAACATGGCGTTCAAACGCCAGAGGAATTCGGGATACTAGTCTGCGCCCATTTTCTCTACACCTATCGTCACGTCGCCGAAGTCAACGTCAACGTCGAGGAATATCCTTGGCAGCGTCATCTCGTCGATGGCGAGCCACACAATCACGCCTTCGTCTTCACCCCGACGGCCACGAGGTACTGCCAAGTGACTCAGCTCCGCAATG AATCACCGAGGATTCGTGGAGGGCTGAAAAATTTACGCGTTTTGAAAACAACCCAGAGCTCGTTCACGGATTTCATTCAAGACGAGTACCGAACCTTGCCTGATATGAATGACCGCATATTCAGCACCGAGGTAACCGCATCTTGGGATTTCTCGACGGCAACCGGAGTGGATTTTGACAGGGTGTGGAGGACAGTCAAGGACTGCATTCTCAGCAATTTTGCCGGACCCCCGAAAACCGGAATCTACTCACCGAGTGTGCAGAACACCTTATACCTTGCGGAAAAATGCATCTTGGATCAAGTTGACCAG ATCTACAGCATCGAAATGAGGATGCCAAACAAGCATTACTTCACCCTCGACTTGAGCAAGTTCCCGAAGCTGGTCCAGGGCGAGAATCAAGAGGTCTACTTGCCGGTAGACAAGCCTTCTGGAATTATTTATGCACAACTTGACAGGAAAGCGGTAGTTTCGAAATTGTAA
- the LOC124405914 gene encoding uncharacterized protein LOC124405914 — protein MVRTISCTLFGFSVRRLSCRKPIKSYVETGPVYKPKYVITSPKYPSNYPNSQDCVYVLKGSQFAKCEQEFHLQFLDFQLEASTGCVKDYLKIGNGTIYCGNSIGTRKFRGQDNSLKIIFHSGNGTRAKGFRILVTALPCGDSQLDPLTKVSSTTKAAILGNSAKTSYPVYHPEIEFDEEDEAPKDVGRGDQPSPRIHTTASPTKTSSTPSNVPDGVKSPAERLELPEFEQHDFCDKNCGHVHEADVSFLHSEPPRVTSYLYLPPASITRPLKVTGTNSPPKLSSESVPGGIVIRNFEEPTTPPSQLSVEAIELSKDFLVPTQKIPLPFTRIGLRPEKGTQSSLSGQSTSQAYETFNRWLTYGVPDSLSPVNPSVPTTSFDPFANGNNNNNNNNDPGINYNPTLGTNCGDGRNPSFGTGNGNFVPPGSTGFNNNPGVNCISTTTNCGGSSIPNFGTGNGNFVPTGSNGFRNIPNYYPSNGGNGRPNFYPVTPYPAPSYPGTNLQPYHPSGTNFGNDNGYPDAGDEFDFGVNNNNNGNYPSKTPTNGYYYPNGNGNGNGNPYYGTDDTTYFNNGLSECCGSVYSSANFLLANPGFPSLIYSSNSYECQYTIQRATQSTCQLRMYFKFFNFGSDDQFCAYGYVQVDGRRLCGCKTGLNVTTSFDNIATKVITVKYLGYPKVKFSGFVIEVTQESCLTNYFRTRSDSAGQEFLPNTNQPVFIRNYQRNYKRSANLDGEAERPSDPDKDSEELREKRDLGHSFEKTNSAALMTSQNLFFGTCQVFKFVNWVKAAKQVYLRSAQCSSGSTNTGTSSTISVIPIFPENGNSAIINFPSSANCETVNVVEGIISSSHYPNSYSNNLNQCYRFFKAPGYCQLELAILDFDLENSTLCRKDYVTFSGQKKRYCGTSLAGSRTIFDLTQSSFADLYFVTDSSGTGRGFRAGFTQISC, from the exons ATGGTTCGCACGATCAGTTGTACCCTCTTTGGCTTCTCGGTCAGGCGACTGTCCTGTCGAAAGCCGATCAAAAGTTACGTTGAAACAGGACCAGTGTACAAGCCGAAG TACGTCATCACCAGCCCAAAATATCCGAGCAACTACCCAAACAGTCAGGACTGTGTCTACGTTTTGAAGGGTAGTCAGTTCGCCAAGTGTGAGCAGGAGTTTCACCTTCAGTTTCTCGACTTCCAGCTCGAGGCTTCGACAGGGTGCGTTAAGGACTACCTCAAAATCGGCAACGGGACTATCTACTGTGGCAACAGCATCGGGACTCGGAAATTTCGGGGGCAGGACAACAGTCTGAAGATCATTTTCCACTCTGGAAACGGAACGAGAGCCAAAGGGTTCAGGATTCTGGTAACAGCCTTACCTTGTGGTGATTCTCAGCTGGATCCACTGACCAAGGTATCCTCGACCACGAAGGCCGCAATCCTTGGCAACAGTGCGAAGACTTCATACCCGGTATATCACCCTGAGATCGAGTTCGACGAAGAAGATGAGGCCCCGAAGGATGTAGGGAGAGGGGACCAGCCCTCGCCACGCATTCACACCACCGCGTCTCCGACGAAAACCTCTTCAACACCATCCAACGTCCCCGACGGGGTGAAGAGTCCTGCGGAACGCCTTGAGCTTCCGGAGTTTGAGCAGCATGATTTCTGCGATAAAAACTGCGGCCATGTGCATGAGGCAGACGTCAGTTTTCTGCATTCGGAACCCCCCCGTGTCACGTCTTACCTCTATCTACCACCAGCCAGTATCACCAGGCCGCTCAAAGTCACGGGAACAAATTCTCCCCCGAAACTTTCGTCGGAATCAGTTCCCGGTGGAATAGTGATCAGGAATTTCGAGGAGCCAACCACTCCACCTTCTCAATTATCCGTTGAGGCCATCGAACTTTCGAAGGATTTCCTCGTTCCAACCCAAAAAATTCCACTTCCGTTTACCAGGATTGGACTCAGGCCCGAAAAGGGTACTCAGTCCTCGCTGAGTGGTCAGAGTACTTCTCAGGCTTATGAAACGTTCAACAGATGGCTGACATACGGGGTTCCCGATTCACTGTCTCCCGTGAATCCCTCGGTTCCAACCACCAGCTTCGACCCCTTCGCAAAtggcaacaacaacaacaacaacaataatgatcCAGGGATCAACTACAATCCGACTCTAGGGACAAATTGCGGGGATGGTCGTAATCCGAGTTTTGGAACGGGGAATGGAAACTTCGTTCCACCAGGGTCGACCGGGTTCAATAACAACCCTGGGGTCAACTGCATCTCTACGACTACGAACTGCGGAGGAAGTTCTATTCCGAATTTCGGAACAGGGAACGGGAACTTCGTACCGACAGGATCCAATGGATTTAGAAATATTCCCAACTATTACCCGAGTAACGGCGGGAACGGAAGACCAAATTTTTACCCTGTCACGCCTTATCCGGCCCCTTCTTACCCCGGAACAAACCTCCAACCCTATCACCCGTCAGGCACGAATTTCGGAAACGACAACGGATATCCGGACGCAGGAGATGAGTTTGACTTTGGggttaataacaacaacaacggtAATTATCCAAGCAAGACTCCTACGAACGGTTATTACTATCCCAATGGAAATGGGAACGGAAACGGCAATCCGTATTACGGAACTGACGACACGACCTACTTCAACAATGGTTTGTCCGAGTGTTGCGGCTCGGTGTACTCCTCGGCGAATTTCCTCCTGGCCAATCCCGGATTCCCGAGTTTGATATACTCCTCTAACAGTTACGAGTGTCAGTACACGATTCAAAGAGCCACGCAGAGCACTTGCCAGCTTCGGATGTACTTCAAGTTCTTCAACTTTGGTTCTGACGACCAATTCTGCGCTTACGGATACGTTCAAGTAGACGGGCGCAGGCTCTGCGGGTGCAAGACTGGCCTCAACGTCACTACTTCCTTCGACAACATCGCGACGAAAGTGATCACCGTCAAGTATCTTGGTTATCCGAAAGTCAAGTTCAGCGGATTCGTGATAGAAGTTACCCAGGAGTCTTGCTTGACCAACTACTTTAGGACGAGAAGTGATTCTGCTGGGCAGGAATTTCTCCCTAACACCAACCAGCCAGTCTTCATAAGAAATTATCAAAGAAACTACAAGCGCAGCGCAAACCTCGACGGCGAAGCTGAACGACCCTCGGACCCTGATAAGGACTCCGAAGAGTTGCGGGAAAAACGGGACTTGGGTCACTCCTTCGAGAAGACCAACTCCGCGGCCTTAATGACCAGTCAAAATCTGTTTTTTGGGACCTGCCAAGTGTTCAAGTTCGTAAACTGGGTCAAGGCTGCAAAGCAGGTATACTTGAGGAGCGCACAGTGCTCGAGCGGCTCTACCAACACCGGAACTTCGTCGACGATATCGGTAATACCGATTTTCCCGGAGAACGGAAATTCTGCCATCATCAATTTCCCCTCCTCGGCCAATTGCGAGACGGTCAACGTCGTCGAAGGGATCATATCTTCGTCCCATTACCCGAACAGCTACTCAAACAATCTTAATCAGTGTTACAG GTTCTTTAAGGCGCCCGGCTATTGTCAGCTGGAATTAGCGATCCTGGATTTCGATCTGGAAAACAGTACGTTGTGCAGAAAGGATTACGTAACGTTCAGCGGTCAGAAAAAGCGATACTGTGGAACGTCGCTGGCAGGAAGTCGAA CGATCTTTGACTTGACTCAATCCAGTTTTGCAGACTTGTATTTTGTGACCGATTCTTCAGGGACTGGGAGAGGATTTCGGGCTGGATTTACGCAAATATCCTGTTGA
- the LOC124405708 gene encoding uncharacterized protein LOC124405708, with protein MWPLLVVLALVDASTSRTESLNFKNSHNGIPLRLNDLSMNVNDMLRKPETDRLDEYASALSAVPLTDDAIGENGNKYQGDEEPFDKLSIFEDFGENQLDGNADDRIPPSEVEDDTELGQLSAYLTQLLQEPGGWEPPVFVIEEPAVQWESPGEVDDLQDGLEALPTPWKRSRYYRRYPWKRQNSRSHYANDSSRYLCTPTREDVFQLLVALHDARQGNKSKTVNFCKRRRPAGTVFTNIRFLGRRK; from the exons ATGTGGCCCCTCCTAGTCGTTTTGGCTTTGGTCGATGCCTCGACCTCGAGAACTgaaagtttgaatttcaagAACAGCCACAACGGAATTCCCCTGCGATTGAACGACCTGAGTATGAACGTGAACGACATGCTTCGTAAACCGGAAACCGACCGTCTCGACGAGTACGCATCTGCACTGTCCGCAGTTCCCCTCACTGACGATGCAATCGGGGAAAATGGAAACAAATATCAGGGCGACGAGGAACCTTTCGATAAATTGTCCATATTTGAGGACTTCGGGGAAAACCAACTCGACGGAAACGCTG ACGACAGGATTCCGCCAAGCGAGGTAGAGGACGACACTGAACTCGGTCAATTGTCCGCATACCTTACCCAACTCCTTCAGGAACCGGGTGGCTGGGAGCCTCCCGTCTTCGTGATCGAGGAACCAGCCGTTCAATGGGAGAGTCCTGGAGAGGTGGACGATTTGCAGGATGGACTTGAGGCTCTTCCGACACCGTGGAAACGTTCTCGTTACTACAGACGATATCCTTGGAAGCGACAGAACTCCAG GTCTCATTACGCAAATGACAGCTCAAGATACCTCTGCACGCCGACTCGGGAGGACGTCTTTCAGCTGCTCGTCGCACTGCACGACGCACGTCAAGGGAACAAGTCCAAAACCGTGAATTTTTGCAAACGGCGACGTCCCGCCGGAACGGTGTTCACCAACATCCGTTTCCTCGGACGCAGGAAATAG